The sequence below is a genomic window from Brooklawnia cerclae.
CCGAGCCCGGCCGCCAGCTGATCAGCGCCCGGCAGCGGATGACGTCCGAGGGCAGGATCGGCCGTCGGGCCGGTCAGCACCGTCTCCAGGTCGCAGTAGCGAGCGCCGGGGATGTGGCCCTCCAGGTAGGCGGCCCGTCCCGCGCTCGCCTCCGCCCCGAGGCCCCACCGCACGTCCAGCACCTGAACGGCTTCGCCCCCCGCCAGCGCGTCCTTCAACTCGTCCACCGTGATCAGCACGTCTCGTCTGTCGCTCATCGCTTGCTCCTTGGGCTATGGGCTTCCAGCGTCCCACACCCCGCAGCGTAGGCTCAGGGCATGATCACAGAGGTCGTCCCGCTTTCCGGCAATCCGGACGCGACCCTCACCACTTACCTGCACGCGCGGTCGCCGAAGCTGGCGAACGTCGAGGTGCGTCCGGCCGTGCTCGTGATACCGGGCGGGGCCTACGAGCACGTCTCCGACCGCGAGGGTGAGCCCGTGGCGCTGGAGTTCTTCGGTGCCGGGTATCAGGTGTTCGTCCTGCGGTACTCGGTCGGGGGCGCGGCTGCGTGGCCCAACCCGCTCACCGAGGCCGAGAACGCTCTGGGGCTGATCGCGGGGCACGCTCGCGAGTGGGGTGTGGATCCCGACCGGGTCGCCGTCCTCGGGTTCTCCGCCGGTGGTCACCTGGCGGCGTCACTGGCTACGCACGGACGCATGCGTCCCGCCGCTCTGATGCTGGGATACGCGGTGACGACCGCAGGCACCCTGAAGATCTGTCATCCCGCCTCGCATGCGGCGCCCGACGTCATCGCGGCCGTCGACCCGCGCACCCCGCCCACCTTCTGCTTCCACACCGCCACCGACGCCAGCGTGCCGGTCACGGACTCGCTCACGTTCTGTGCGGCGCTCGCCCGAGCCGGCGTCCCGT
It includes:
- a CDS encoding alpha/beta hydrolase — translated: MITEVVPLSGNPDATLTTYLHARSPKLANVEVRPAVLVIPGGAYEHVSDREGEPVALEFFGAGYQVFVLRYSVGGAAAWPNPLTEAENALGLIAGHAREWGVDPDRVAVLGFSAGGHLAASLATHGRMRPAALMLGYAVTTAGTLKICHPASHAAPDVIAAVDPRTPPTFCFHTATDASVPVTDSLTFCAALARAGVPFELHVFPHGAHGLALGTPFTSTGRPEMVEPAFAGWVALAVAWLGRLFPVA